The window AATAATAATGTAACGGTTTCTGCTGCTAACTCTGGTTTTTGGTCAAGCAGTCAGTTTAGGGGAACAACCAGCAATTATGTTTACTCAGGCGATTTTTGGAAATTAAGAGAATTGGCTTTGGCATATAAACTTCCATCATCCTTTTTAAAATCAGTTAAATTTATTAAAACGGCTACTGTAAGTGCTCAGGGCAGAAATTTATTTATCTGGTTACCAAAATCAAACACTTGGGGAGATCCAGAGAACAGTTCCAATGGCTCTGATAGTAATGCTGTGGGCATCACATCGTTATCGCAAACACCACCAACAAGGTATTTTGGCGGAACTGTATCACTTACCTTTTAATTTTACAAATTATGAAAACATATTTAAACATAACATCAATTTTCCTGATACTGATCTTAGGGTTTTCGGGGTGTAAAAAGGATTACCTGAATATAAACGATAACCCAAACACTGCAACATCATCAACACCGCAATTGGTTTTGCCAGCAGTGCTGAACAACATATCCAGTAACTTTATGGATTATTTTAATTACGGTGGCCGCATTGCTGGCTATATGGCAAATGGAGGTGGTTTTTCATTTGTCGGCTCTACAACCGTAACTTACAACTTTGATAGTGGAAGTAATAATGCACTTTTTAATAACGGATTCGCTAATTTAAGAAGTCTTCAATACATTATTAATACAACAAATGGGGTACCGCAATATGCTTTATATAATGGGGTTGCACGGATATTAAAATCGTATTCTTATCAGCTCGTAGTTGATGAATATGGTGATGTTCCTTATACCGAAGCTGCATTAGGTTCAGAAAACTTAACGCCTCATTATGATAGTCAAACCGCGGTTTACCAAGCTTTGATTACCGAAATCGACGCAGCGATAGTTTTGTTGAAAGCAAACGCAACATCAACTACAGTAACTAAATTAACTGTAAATGGTGCAGATGTAATGTTTGGAGGTAATGTTACCAAATGGATCCAGTTTGCAAATAACGTTAAATTGCGTATTTTAACAAGAGCACAAACTGGTCCATTAGCTGCATTTGTAAACACGGCATTTGGCACGTTTTCATCCGAAGGTTTTTTGTTTGATGATGTGGTTATTCAGCCAGGTTATGTAAGCACAAGTGCACGCCAAAACCCTCTTTGGAATTCTTACCACTCTTCTTTTACAGGTACAGTTGCCGGAAATAGCTATATACCTACAACTTGGATGTATTCGTTCTACAACGGAGCAAAATTGAACGATAATAGTCGTGGTTTATTAATGTACAGACTTTATGCAGCAGGTACTACACCTAAAGGTCAGCTAGGTGCGCCTAACAATCCAAATTCTACGTTACCTAACTGGTATGTGGGTATAGGTACCGGTGCAGGAGCAGGAAACCCAAATACAGAAGCACAAGGTGTTCTTAAAAGTAGGGTAATGGGACAATTAATTTTCCCCGCTTCAGAAACTTATTTTCTTTTGGCTGAAGCTGCATTAAATGGACGAGGTTTAACTGGTACTGCATTGGATAATTTTGAGAATGGAATAAAAGCATCTTACAATTACCTAACTAAGGTGGGGGCATCAACTACTTCAACATCAACACCTGCTATTTTAACTAGTTATTTAACAACTTATAAAACTGCAAATGCTGCAAGCTATTTAGTAAATTATAGCTTAACTACAACAAATCCTCAGAGGTTAGAAGCAATTATAACGCAAAAATATATAGCCTTAAACTTTATTAATGGTTATGAAGCTTGGCAGGAATACAAAAGAACTGGTTATCCAACGGTTTCAGGAACGTCGGCAACTACAACTTTTGCTTCTATTGAATCTGTTGGTGCAACTGCAGACAGGTTACCGGTTAGAAATTTATATACTACCACAGAATACAATTTAAACCCTAACGTTCCAGCACTTTCAGGAATAAGCATCTGGACAAGTAAAATATTCTGGGATAATAATTAAGACATAAAACGATAACAAATGAAAAATAATTTAAAAATATATTCGCTTACACTAGCATTTATCGCATGCCTATTTAGTTCATGCGTTAAGGAAGACAATATGTTTACTGAT is drawn from Pedobacter mucosus and contains these coding sequences:
- a CDS encoding SusD/RagB family nutrient-binding outer membrane lipoprotein, encoding MKTYLNITSIFLILILGFSGCKKDYLNINDNPNTATSSTPQLVLPAVLNNISSNFMDYFNYGGRIAGYMANGGGFSFVGSTTVTYNFDSGSNNALFNNGFANLRSLQYIINTTNGVPQYALYNGVARILKSYSYQLVVDEYGDVPYTEAALGSENLTPHYDSQTAVYQALITEIDAAIVLLKANATSTTVTKLTVNGADVMFGGNVTKWIQFANNVKLRILTRAQTGPLAAFVNTAFGTFSSEGFLFDDVVIQPGYVSTSARQNPLWNSYHSSFTGTVAGNSYIPTTWMYSFYNGAKLNDNSRGLLMYRLYAAGTTPKGQLGAPNNPNSTLPNWYVGIGTGAGAGNPNTEAQGVLKSRVMGQLIFPASETYFLLAEAALNGRGLTGTALDNFENGIKASYNYLTKVGASTTSTSTPAILTSYLTTYKTANAASYLVNYSLTTTNPQRLEAIITQKYIALNFINGYEAWQEYKRTGYPTVSGTSATTTFASIESVGATADRLPVRNLYTTTEYNLNPNVPALSGISIWTSKIFWDNN